One genomic window of Haloferax mediterranei ATCC 33500 includes the following:
- the gatD gene encoding Glu-tRNA(Gln) amidotransferase subunit GatD, whose amino-acid sequence MNAGDRVRVTRAGVTNEGVLMPSSTEDHLVVKLGGGYNVGIERDDADVEVLESDVYDIEDAQSEGDGTSEIEFDEDLPTISLISTGGTIASTVDYRTGAVTAQFDAEDVLRAVPDLAGRANYRGRVVANILSENMTTDVWVDLAEAIAEEIEAGADGVVVMHGTDTMQFSASAMSFMLDTPVPIVFTGSQRSADRPSSDNVMNAVCAVEAAKADAAEVMICMHASESDDVCALHEGTRVRKNHTSRRDAFQTIGAKPLGKVDYEAEEVTFRRDYTARDEEDLALHADLDADVELMKFTPGMDPAALDYLDGKAGLVIEGTGLGHIHTDLIPRIEELIEDGTVVAMTSQCLEGRVCDRVYDTGRDLLDAGVIEAGDTLPGTAKVKLMWALANLSDPADAMGRNLEGELTERSVPWE is encoded by the coding sequence ATGAACGCAGGGGACCGCGTCCGCGTCACCCGCGCGGGCGTCACGAACGAAGGCGTGCTCATGCCGTCTTCCACAGAGGACCACCTCGTCGTCAAACTCGGCGGCGGCTACAACGTCGGCATCGAACGCGACGATGCAGACGTCGAGGTTCTCGAATCGGATGTCTACGACATCGAAGATGCACAGTCCGAAGGTGACGGCACCTCCGAAATCGAGTTCGACGAGGACCTACCGACCATCTCGCTCATCTCGACCGGCGGGACCATCGCCTCCACCGTCGACTACCGGACGGGAGCCGTGACGGCGCAGTTCGACGCCGAAGACGTGCTTCGTGCCGTGCCGGACCTCGCGGGGCGCGCGAACTACCGCGGGCGCGTCGTCGCCAACATCCTCTCGGAGAACATGACGACCGACGTGTGGGTCGACCTCGCCGAGGCCATCGCGGAGGAAATCGAAGCGGGTGCCGACGGCGTCGTCGTCATGCACGGCACCGACACGATGCAGTTCTCCGCGTCGGCGATGTCGTTCATGCTCGACACGCCCGTTCCCATCGTCTTTACGGGCAGTCAGCGCTCTGCGGACCGGCCCTCTTCGGACAACGTCATGAACGCCGTCTGCGCCGTCGAGGCCGCGAAAGCCGACGCCGCCGAGGTCATGATTTGCATGCACGCCTCGGAGTCCGACGACGTGTGCGCGCTCCACGAGGGCACGCGCGTCCGCAAGAACCACACGTCCCGGCGCGATGCTTTCCAGACCATCGGCGCAAAGCCGCTCGGCAAAGTCGACTACGAGGCAGAAGAAGTCACGTTCCGCCGCGACTACACCGCACGCGACGAAGAAGACCTCGCCCTTCACGCCGACCTCGACGCGGATGTCGAACTCATGAAGTTCACGCCGGGGATGGACCCCGCGGCGCTCGATTACCTCGACGGGAAAGCGGGTCTCGTCATCGAGGGAACAGGTCTCGGCCACATCCACACTGACCTCATCCCTCGTATCGAGGAACTCATCGAGGACGGCACGGTCGTCGCCATGACCTCGCAGTGTCTCGAAGGCCGCGTCTGCGACCGCGTCTACGACACCGGCCGCGACCTGCTCGATGCCGGTGTCATCGAAGCGGGCGACACCCTCCCCGGTACGGCGAAGGTGAAACTCATGTGGGCGCTGGCGAATCTCAGTGACCCCGCGGACGCGATGGGCCGCAACCTCGAAGGGGAACTCACCGAACGGTCGGTTCCGTGGGAGTAA
- a CDS encoding GNAT family N-acetyltransferase, translating into MEVRPARPEDYDAVAAFTRDTWADRGGSDYIPEIYHEWIAPDDPEQATLLVDMGDETPSDEIAAIAQVVMLSEYEGWAQGMRVAPDYREQGIATHLTHALFDWAREQGARRVRNMIHSWNTPSLSNARSVGFEPGTEFRWATPEPDADATSELSVSDDADAAWAFWTENEMRSALSGLALDPDESWALSELTRDRLHDAAADDRLFVVGDDSASGFTYRNRTYSRELEDEGEVLWAEYAVAAWDDLDACQAIIDAVRRDAASVGADRTRVLFPESVQWVSDAAATRSDVADEPTFVMEADLS; encoded by the coding sequence ATGGAGGTACGACCCGCACGACCGGAAGACTACGACGCGGTCGCCGCATTCACCCGCGACACGTGGGCCGACCGCGGCGGGTCGGACTACATCCCCGAAATCTACCACGAGTGGATTGCTCCCGACGACCCCGAGCAGGCGACCCTCCTCGTGGATATGGGCGACGAGACACCCTCAGACGAGATTGCGGCCATCGCGCAGGTCGTCATGCTCTCGGAGTACGAAGGCTGGGCACAGGGGATGCGCGTCGCACCCGATTACCGCGAACAGGGGATTGCGACCCACCTCACCCACGCCCTGTTCGACTGGGCGCGAGAGCAAGGCGCACGACGAGTGCGGAACATGATTCACTCGTGGAACACGCCAAGTCTCTCGAACGCCCGTAGCGTCGGGTTCGAACCCGGAACCGAGTTCCGGTGGGCGACCCCCGAACCAGATGCTGACGCGACATCCGAACTGTCCGTCAGCGACGATGCCGACGCGGCGTGGGCGTTCTGGACCGAAAACGAGATGCGAAGCGCGCTTTCCGGCCTCGCGCTCGACCCCGACGAATCGTGGGCGCTGTCGGAACTGACCCGCGACCGACTGCACGACGCCGCGGCCGACGACCGTCTGTTCGTCGTCGGCGACGACAGCGCAAGCGGCTTCACGTACCGAAACCGGACCTACTCGCGCGAACTCGAAGACGAAGGCGAAGTGCTGTGGGCCGAGTACGCCGTCGCCGCGTGGGACGACCTCGACGCCTGTCAGGCCATCATAGATGCCGTTCGACGCGATGCTGCATCCGTCGGTGCCGACCGGACGCGTGTCCTCTTCCCCGAGAGCGTCCAGTGGGTGTCCGACGCAGCGGCAACCAGAAGTGACGTTGCGGACGAACCGACGTTCGTGATGGAAGCCGACCTCTCGTAA
- a CDS encoding PAS domain-containing protein has protein sequence MDDVSLIERGFDELPAEVALLNEHGDIVYTNRSWRTFAAANGYVGDVSSIGENYLDVCDAASEDEEVAGVVSDGIRSILRGEQDLFTAEYPCHSPSVFRWFMLRAVPFDTRKHGQFALVVHLDITDRRLAELQVNEKNQHLALLVNVLSTELRQPLTSAIEAAKRLVSADGKDAVALSEALSRIDTIVKRSIGLVTQTNSLELEAVEFRECTMQAWHDLDEEREASFRIVGDGTLSADRHLFGLLLGSLLTNSVQRSSFPGYPTEIIVGSTDSGFYVDDDGPRPSAEERAATKPDQLLGVDYESMQLSVARRIVDLHGWTFEVSDSELGGARFEVDGVEWL, from the coding sequence ATGGACGACGTATCGCTCATCGAGCGCGGTTTCGACGAACTTCCGGCGGAGGTGGCTCTTCTCAACGAGCACGGAGATATCGTCTACACGAACCGGTCGTGGCGGACGTTTGCGGCCGCAAACGGCTACGTCGGTGATGTCTCTTCCATCGGTGAGAACTATCTCGACGTGTGCGATGCCGCAAGCGAGGACGAGGAAGTGGCCGGTGTCGTCAGCGACGGTATTCGGTCGATACTCCGAGGGGAACAAGACCTGTTCACCGCCGAGTATCCGTGTCACTCCCCGTCCGTGTTCCGGTGGTTCATGCTCCGTGCCGTCCCGTTCGACACACGGAAACACGGCCAGTTCGCTCTCGTCGTCCACCTCGATATCACCGACAGACGACTCGCAGAGTTGCAGGTCAACGAGAAGAACCAACATCTCGCGTTGCTCGTCAATGTCCTCTCGACGGAACTCAGACAACCCCTCACGTCGGCTATCGAAGCAGCGAAACGGCTCGTTTCGGCGGACGGAAAAGACGCGGTGGCGCTCTCGGAAGCACTCTCGCGTATCGATACCATCGTCAAACGGAGCATCGGACTCGTCACCCAGACGAATTCGCTGGAACTCGAAGCGGTTGAGTTTCGGGAGTGCACGATGCAGGCGTGGCACGACCTCGACGAGGAACGCGAGGCGTCGTTTCGCATCGTCGGTGACGGGACGCTCTCGGCGGACCGCCATCTGTTCGGCCTGCTCCTCGGGTCACTACTGACCAACAGCGTCCAGCGAAGTTCGTTTCCGGGCTATCCCACTGAGATTATCGTCGGCTCGACGGACAGCGGGTTCTACGTCGATGACGACGGGCCGCGCCCCTCGGCGGAAGAGCGGGCAGCGACGAAGCCGGACCAGTTGCTCGGCGTCGATTACGAGTCGATGCAACTGTCGGTCGCGAGGCGAATCGTGGACCTTCACGGCTGGACGTTCGAAGTTTCAGACTCGGAACTCGGCGGTGCTCGGTTCGAAGTGGACGGTGTGGAGTGGCTGTGA